One Gordonia sp. SID5947 genomic region harbors:
- a CDS encoding protein phosphatase 2C domain-containing protein yields the protein MDAATIVRDASRCGTDTLAGLQLEWAAVCNVGRVRETNEDAALVEPGRYLLADGMGGHDSGELASEAALETLAAVQALGDQTETQLALIELLSDAQVRIGEIDTESQRRAGTTATGAVLVTHEGEPHWLVLNIGDSRTYRLQSGELEQLTVDHSQVQEFVDAGFLTPEEARVDPRRNVITRALGAGMAEPEADFFSLRALPGDMLLICSDGLTGELPDEEIADLLRSASSAEGGAEALVEATLALGAHDNVTVIVIAVGEAASEVDGAEVDGAEVDDAEVDGAEVDGRVVDGGHGDGPD from the coding sequence AGTGGGCGGCGGTGTGCAACGTCGGCCGGGTGCGTGAGACAAACGAGGATGCCGCGCTGGTGGAGCCGGGCCGATACCTGCTCGCCGACGGCATGGGCGGGCACGACAGCGGTGAGCTGGCCAGTGAGGCGGCTCTCGAGACCCTGGCAGCTGTCCAGGCGCTGGGCGACCAGACCGAGACCCAGTTGGCCCTCATCGAGCTGCTGTCAGACGCCCAGGTGCGGATCGGCGAGATCGACACCGAGTCGCAGCGCCGCGCGGGAACCACCGCAACCGGTGCCGTTCTGGTGACCCACGAGGGGGAGCCGCACTGGTTGGTCCTCAACATCGGCGACTCGCGGACCTATCGTCTCCAGAGCGGCGAACTCGAACAGCTCACGGTGGACCACTCGCAGGTCCAGGAGTTCGTGGACGCCGGCTTCCTCACGCCCGAAGAAGCCCGTGTCGACCCACGACGCAACGTGATCACCCGTGCGCTCGGAGCCGGTATGGCCGAGCCGGAGGCAGACTTCTTCTCGCTTCGGGCGTTGCCCGGCGACATGCTGTTGATCTGTTCCGACGGACTCACCGGCGAACTGCCCGACGAGGAGATCGCCGATCTCCTGCGGAGCGCGTCGTCGGCGGAAGGCGGCGCCGAGGCGCTGGTGGAGGCGACGCTTGCGCTCGGTGCGCACGACAACGTCACGGTCATCGTCATCGCGGTCGGCGAGGCCGCCTCTGAGGTCGACGGTGCCGAGGTGGATGGTGCCGAGGTCGATGATGCCGAGGTCGACGGCGCCGAGGTCGATGGTCGGGTGGTCGACGGCGGCCACGGCGACGGTCCCGACTGA
- a CDS encoding LuxR C-terminal-related transcriptional regulator encodes MTVIAHQLSQHRSSVAGTDQPAPGAGTDRPARCAPGAGTDRPERDARLHAESSRRRQEALARLAQRRMPLPGQPLDGPLVASRRTGPGRAHMTLVTSAARAESDRRLCSCGADAAESEHPSLTTREIEVLRTWLMLDSKTAVAEALFISLGTVNTHLTRIRVKYSDAGRTASTKAALVARAVQDGLISLDEL; translated from the coding sequence ATGACAGTGATCGCACATCAGCTTTCGCAGCACCGTTCTTCTGTCGCCGGCACAGATCAGCCCGCTCCCGGCGCCGGCACTGATCGGCCCGCTCGCTGCGCTCCCGGCGCCGGCACTGATCGGCCCGAGCGCGACGCGCGCCTGCACGCCGAGTCGTCACGGCGTCGCCAGGAGGCGCTCGCCCGCCTCGCGCAACGACGGATGCCGCTGCCTGGGCAGCCACTCGACGGCCCCCTCGTCGCTTCCCGTCGCACGGGTCCCGGTCGCGCACACATGACTCTGGTCACGTCCGCGGCCCGCGCCGAATCCGATCGTCGGCTCTGTTCGTGCGGAGCCGACGCCGCGGAGAGCGAGCATCCCTCGCTCACCACCCGTGAGATCGAAGTCCTCCGTACCTGGCTGATGCTCGACTCCAAAACCGCAGTGGCAGAGGCACTGTTCATCTCTCTCGGGACAGTGAACACGCACCTGACGAGGATCCGTGTCAAGTATTCGGATGCCGGTCGGACGGCCTCCACCAAGGCCGCGCTGGTCGCGCGTGCCGTTCAGGACGGGCTGATCTCGCTCGACGAACTCTGA